Below is a genomic region from Flavobacterium ginsengisoli.
TAAATTTTTGTAAATCTGTTTCAACTCTGGCATTCATTTCGTCTGCCTCTTTCTTATATTTTGTATCGCTTTTAAACTTCATCAAATTAGCATAAGCTGTTTGTGCAACATGCAAACGTTCTTCCATTTTTGCAGGAATACTGTTAATTGCCAATTTGTATGCTGAATCGTATTTATAAAACAATGCATCTTCTTTAAAAGGCGTTCCAGGAAAATCAGCAATAAAGTTATCAAAAGCGATCAAAGCCGATTTATAATCTGAAATTGTATTGTATCCTTTAGCATTTTCGTATGCTTTTTTCTCTAATTTACCATTTAACTTCTGAACAGCCTCATTTGCTTGAGGAATATATTCAGAGTTTGGATAATTATCAATAAACGTTTGCAATTTTTCTAATGCTTTTACAGTATCAGATTGGTCTAAACTGTAAACTGGCGATAATTTAGAATAGCTATATGCTCCCAAAAAAGCGACTTCTTGAACTTTTTCACTTCGTGGATATCCTGAAACAAAAGCTT
It encodes:
- a CDS encoding outer membrane protein assembly factor BamD → MKKTLLLLIVVTLFYSCGEYQKALKNEDVATKFEMATKMYDAGKYTKAIRLFEQLATSYRGKPQAEKLFYMFSQSYYKTKQYYLAGYQFEAFVSGYPRSEKVQEVAFLGAYSYSKLSPVYSLDQSDTVKALEKLQTFIDNYPNSEYIPQANEAVQKLNGKLEKKAYENAKGYNTISDYKSALIAFDNFIADFPGTPFKEDALFYKYDSAYKLAINSIPAKMEERLHVAQTAYANLMKFKSDTKYKKEADEMNARVETDLQKFTK